The Betaproteobacteria bacterium genome contains the following window.
GTTCCGAGTATCGCTCGCGCGCCGCGGAACCGCTGGCCCCGATCTGCGGAAAGAGCGCGGAGTTCACCACGCCGGCCTGGGCACGCGCCTGCTCGACGCGGGCCGATGCGATCATGAGGTCCCGGTTCTCGGCGAGCGCGATCTGGATGAGCGCCCGCAGCGCTTCGTCCTGGAAGAGCTGCCACCACGCCAGCTCGGCGAGCGAGCCGCCTTCGGCATCCGGCGTTCGCCATGCAGACGGCGGGTCGACTTGCGGGCGCTCGTACTTCGGCGCGAAGGAACAGCCTGCCAGCAGCGCAGCGCAGACCAGGGCCGCGACGGTCCTGCTCACGAGGCGTTTCCGGACTGCGTGACGGATCGCGGCTGCACCCGGTCGCTCCATCCCCAGGCGAAGTCGCGCGCGTCGTCGGCGAGGAGGTTCTCCTCCGGACGCAGCGGGATGAACAATGCGATGAGCAGCGCGAGCGCGTTGGCGGCCAGCAGAAATCGCCGCCCCGCGCGCTGGCCGACGGCTTGCGCATTGTAGGCGACCCATGAGCCGACGACGCCGGCGGCCTGCTCCTTCGCGATGGCGGGCGCACTTCCGCGCGAGACGACATGCTGTTCGACGCGTTCCAGCACCTGCGCGTAGGCGGGGTTGTTCCGGTTCACTCGCTGCCCCAGCGAGTCCTGACCGACGTCGGTGCCACGTTGGATGACGATCACGGCAGTGAATGCCAGAAGCAGGGTGGCGGAGGATCGCAGCGCCACCTTCACCCCCGCGAGCTGGCGCACCGCCGCCGCATTCTGTCCCGAGAAGGTAAGACGCAGCGCGGTCGGAAATACCAGGCCGGCCCCCGCAGCCCAGACGCACAGCATCGCGCTCACGGTCGCCTTGGCGGTGTACAGATCCGCCTGCAGAAACCACAGTCCGCCCGCGAGGCTCGACGCAAGTCCGGCCCAGAGCGCGACGAGGTTCGTCTTGCGACCATAGAGGAAACCGCTGGCGAGACAGGAGCTGAGGATCGCGACGGCGGGAAAGAAGAGGATCCATCCCTCGACCACGCTCGGATATCCGCGCAACTGTAAATAGCTGGGCAGCGTGATCAACATTCCCACCGCCGCACCGGCGAAGAGGGCGATGACGGGCAGCGTCAGCGCGAGCGTGCGAAACCCCGCAAGCCGCAGGTTGACGAGCGGGTCGGTCGAGGTAAGCGTCGTCCAGACGAAGCCGGCAAATGCGAGGGTGCCGCCCGCGATGGAGAAGGCGACAAGGTTCGAATCGAACCAGCCGAAATATTGGCCGCGCAGCACGACGAAGACGGCGACGGCGATCGACGCCGTCAGCAGCAGGATTTCGAGCGGGTTCAGCCGGAGCGGCACGGGCTGCGCCGGCTGGTCGCGGACGAGGGCGCGATGGCCGGTGACGGCGAGGACGAGAAAGGTCACGCCGGCGACGCCATAGATGCTGCGCCAGGACGTCTGGAATTCGAGGAACCCGCCCACCGCAGTGCCGACGAACAGGCCGCCGTAGGTCGCGGCATTGACGACGGCCATGGCGAGTCCCTTGCGGCGCGGGAAGGCGAGCCACATCTGCGAGAGTGCCACCGCGAGCACCAGGCCCTTCGCGCTCATCAGCAGGCGCGCCACGATCATCGCGTAGAGCGACTCGGCAAGGGCAGCCACGACGAAACCGGCGCCCGCGAGTACCGCGCCCGCGAGGAAGGTGCGTTGCGAACCGTAGCTCGCGACGAGAGGCACGCTCAGCAGCGGAGCGAGGATGAGCAGCACCAGGTACGGGCCGGTCGCCCACTGGTAGCGGTACATGTCGGTGTCCAGGCCCTGCAGGATGAGCGTGTTGGACAGAAGCAGTGCGGTGACCGCCACCTCGGCCAGGACGACACTCGGCGTCGTCACCGCCATCACCCACCACTTGCGGGCAAGCCCGAGCCAGACGATCTCGTCGCCGGCGGCAACCGGGGCAGCAGCCGTGGCGGCAGGTGGTTCGCTCATGGCGTGGGCCGCGTCACTGTGCCGGCGGGCTCGCTGCGTTCGCCGGTGCGCTCGGGGTCGCCGCGCCGGGCGCGTCGCTCGGGCCGCTGTGGGAGATCGCCACCGTGGCCGAGAGGCCGGGCCGCAGCTGCGACCAGCGCTCGTCGCGCTCGACGACCACGCGCACCGGCACGCGCTGGATGATCTTCGTGAACTCTCCCGTGGAGACGTCGCGCGGGATGAGCGCGAACTGCGCGCCGGTGGCCTTGCCGACCCACAGCACGTGCCCCTCGAACGGTTCGGAGAATGCGTCGACCGCCACGCGGACCGGGTGCCCGGCGCCCACGCCCTTGAGCTTCGTCTCCTCCAGGTGTGCGGTCACGTAGAGGTTCTCCGTGTCGTAGAGGCTGAAGATGGGCACGCCCGGCGTGCCGAAATCGCCGCGGAACTTGAAGCGCTTGGCCACGACGCCATCGAAGGGCGCCACG
Protein-coding sequences here:
- a CDS encoding TolC family protein; translation: MSRTVAALVCAALLAGCSFAPKYERPQVDPPSAWRTPDAEGGSLAELAWWQLFQDEALRALIQIALAENRDLMIASARVEQARAQAGVVNSALFPQIGASGSAARERYSE
- a CDS encoding MFS transporter, which produces MSEPPAATAAAPVAAGDEIVWLGLARKWWVMAVTTPSVVLAEVAVTALLLSNTLILQGLDTDMYRYQWATGPYLVLLILAPLLSVPLVASYGSQRTFLAGAVLAGAGFVVAALAESLYAMIVARLLMSAKGLVLAVALSQMWLAFPRRKGLAMAVVNAATYGGLFVGTAVGGFLEFQTSWRSIYGVAGVTFLVLAVTGHRALVRDQPAQPVPLRLNPLEILLLTASIAVAVFVVLRGQYFGWFDSNLVAFSIAGGTLAFAGFVWTTLTSTDPLVNLRLAGFRTLALTLPVIALFAGAAVGMLITLPSYLQLRGYPSVVEGWILFFPAVAILSSCLASGFLYGRKTNLVALWAGLASSLAGGLWFLQADLYTAKATVSAMLCVWAAGAGLVFPTALRLTFSGQNAAAVRQLAGVKVALRSSATLLLAFTAVIVIQRGTDVGQDSLGQRVNRNNPAYAQVLERVEQHVVSRGSAPAIAKEQAAGVVGSWVAYNAQAVGQRAGRRFLLAANALALLIALFIPLRPEENLLADDARDFAWGWSDRVQPRSVTQSGNAS